In one window of Fictibacillus phosphorivorans DNA:
- a CDS encoding spore germination protein, translating into MDTDTTKVEVPINKDLQANDEYMRNLYKNCDDIKIRHFQFGSDYKQEALVVHCDSLVQEEKSNLLHQVIKDMPDFEAALSLAVSVQQIKVFFENKGVSSRPVMLLKNYNELNANIVNGHIVLIFDKWDLALSFDASSVEKRSVAEPQNEVVVVGPREGTIENLQKNLGLIRSRLKTPDLKFIFKQTDSKSNTKFVYGYLDGTVKKEMLKEFESRINKIKKEEILETSYIAELIEESSITPFPQYRFTERPDVASASLLEGKIIILMEGTGTIVICPGLFNEFFQSASDYYQRSVFSSIIRLVRFVGFILSLALPSIYIALTTFHSELIPTVLLIALLDTREGIPFPAIIEALIMLFFFELLQEAGVRLPKPIGSTVSIVGALIIGEASINAGLASPIMIVVIGLTGIASFSIPYYDFGFAARLLRIPLMFLAAIMGGFGLFLGFILIFLHLSKLHVLKEPYLGTFTLNSTSLLKDGFFRLSLKKLLKHRSTGKNV; encoded by the coding sequence ATGGATACAGATACAACAAAAGTGGAAGTTCCTATAAACAAAGACCTTCAAGCAAATGATGAATATATGCGTAACCTCTATAAAAACTGTGATGACATCAAGATCAGACACTTTCAATTTGGTTCAGATTATAAACAAGAAGCTCTTGTTGTACACTGTGATTCTCTCGTTCAAGAAGAAAAATCGAACTTGCTGCATCAGGTGATCAAGGATATGCCAGATTTTGAGGCAGCACTCTCTCTTGCTGTTTCCGTTCAACAGATAAAAGTTTTTTTTGAGAATAAAGGCGTCTCATCAAGGCCAGTCATGCTTTTAAAAAACTACAATGAACTAAATGCCAATATCGTGAACGGCCATATTGTCTTGATCTTTGACAAATGGGACTTAGCATTAAGCTTTGATGCTTCTTCAGTAGAGAAAAGAAGTGTAGCTGAACCACAGAACGAAGTAGTCGTTGTTGGTCCACGAGAAGGAACCATCGAAAACCTGCAAAAAAACCTTGGCTTGATTCGTTCGCGATTAAAAACTCCCGATCTTAAATTTATTTTTAAACAAACAGATAGCAAGTCTAACACTAAGTTTGTTTACGGCTATTTAGATGGAACCGTAAAAAAAGAGATGCTTAAAGAATTTGAATCGAGAATCAACAAGATTAAAAAGGAAGAAATTCTAGAAACGTCCTATATCGCTGAATTGATTGAAGAGTCGTCCATCACTCCCTTTCCTCAATATCGATTTACAGAAAGACCAGATGTCGCTTCAGCTTCTTTGTTAGAAGGTAAGATTATTATTTTAATGGAAGGTACAGGAACGATTGTTATCTGTCCTGGCCTCTTTAATGAATTCTTCCAATCAGCTTCAGATTATTATCAACGATCAGTTTTCTCATCGATTATTAGGTTGGTAAGGTTTGTTGGTTTTATTCTGAGCTTAGCTCTGCCTAGCATCTATATTGCTTTGACTACTTTTCATTCTGAACTCATACCGACCGTTTTGTTGATCGCCCTGTTGGATACACGTGAAGGCATCCCCTTTCCTGCAATTATAGAAGCTTTGATCATGCTGTTTTTTTTCGAACTTTTGCAAGAAGCAGGTGTTCGGCTGCCAAAACCAATTGGGTCAACCGTTAGTATCGTTGGAGCGTTGATTATCGGTGAAGCGTCTATTAACGCTGGACTCGCATCTCCAATCATGATCGTTGTAATAGGGTTAACGGGAATCGCTTCCTTTTCTATCCCTTATTATGATTTCGGCTTTGCAGCACGTTTATTGCGAATACCGTTGATGTTTCTTGCGGCAATCATGGGTGGCTTCGGTTTATTCTTAGGATTTATTCTTATATTCCTACACCTATCCAAATTGCACGTTCTAAAAGAGCCTTATCTTGGTACGTTCACACTTAACAGCACCTCATTACTAAAAGACGGTTTCTTCAGATT
- a CDS encoding polymer-forming cytoskeletal protein: MERTQLKNISISGSGTSSGGEYDQVKVNGSAHIHGDLVCEQFKCNGSAHLEGNITTDTAKINGSTHFEGDVEVKEMTINGSSDIDGHLLCDELKVQGSSTIKGNVKGKEIIVRGSASVDGNVSSDEIDVKGQVKIKGDCEAESFEARGNFKIDGLLNAGTIDVELLRHCEAKEIGGENITVKKTRDASGFKKLIKFFMSNHNDQLSAEVIEGDNLYLEHTHAEVVRGNTIEIGPGCDIKRIEYKTSLEIDSDAKVGSQEKI, encoded by the coding sequence ATGGAACGAACTCAGTTAAAAAACATTAGCATTTCTGGATCAGGGACTTCATCAGGTGGTGAGTATGATCAAGTAAAAGTTAACGGATCTGCACATATACACGGTGACCTTGTTTGTGAACAGTTCAAATGCAACGGAAGCGCCCATCTGGAAGGAAACATCACAACGGATACTGCTAAGATCAATGGATCTACCCACTTCGAAGGCGACGTAGAAGTGAAGGAAATGACGATTAACGGTAGTTCGGATATCGATGGTCATCTTCTATGTGATGAATTAAAGGTTCAAGGCTCTTCTACGATTAAAGGAAATGTTAAAGGAAAGGAAATTATCGTTCGGGGATCTGCCTCTGTAGATGGTAATGTTTCAAGTGACGAAATTGATGTGAAAGGGCAAGTGAAAATTAAAGGTGATTGTGAAGCTGAATCTTTTGAAGCTCGTGGTAACTTTAAAATTGATGGCCTCTTAAATGCAGGCACGATTGACGTAGAACTTCTTCGTCATTGTGAAGCAAAAGAAATCGGTGGCGAGAACATCACGGTTAAAAAGACTCGTGATGCATCTGGTTTTAAGAAACTAATCAAGTTTTTTATGAGCAACCACAATGACCAACTTTCGGCAGAAGTGATTGAAGGCGACAACTTATACCTTGAACATACACATGCCGAAGTAGTTCGAGGAAACACGATAGAAATTGGACCCGGCTGTGATATAAAAAGAATTGAATATAAAACAAGTTTAGAGATTGATTCAGACGCTAAAGTGGGATCACAGGAAAAAATTTAA
- a CDS encoding YhbD family protein — translation MENLISKKDLLEEANISYGQLYRWKRKNLIPENWFIRKSTFTGQETFFPKDDILLRIEKIKTLKDDLSLDELADMFSPSPTLTSLSAEELSKRNIVSQTAIDMFNNFHGRNQSFSFNQLVTLYVLNSLLQTGDVNRAEGLDLLELFHNQAQTVKNAGCELIFIRKMGVSFFILTPEPANLCLEPQAKKIAHYKLSQCMEELKLKLS, via the coding sequence ATGGAAAATCTAATCTCAAAAAAGGATCTATTAGAAGAAGCGAATATATCATACGGCCAGTTATATAGGTGGAAAAGAAAGAACCTGATTCCCGAAAACTGGTTCATTAGAAAATCTACCTTTACAGGGCAAGAAACATTCTTCCCAAAAGATGATATTTTGCTACGCATTGAAAAGATCAAAACACTAAAAGATGACCTTTCACTTGATGAACTAGCTGATATGTTCTCCCCTTCTCCAACACTCACATCATTATCAGCAGAAGAACTTTCGAAACGTAACATTGTTTCACAAACAGCGATAGATATGTTCAACAATTTTCATGGGCGAAATCAATCCTTCTCATTCAATCAATTAGTAACGCTATATGTATTGAATTCATTGTTGCAAACAGGCGATGTAAACCGCGCGGAAGGCCTTGACTTGTTAGAGCTCTTTCACAATCAAGCACAGACGGTTAAGAATGCTGGATGTGAATTAATTTTCATCAGAAAGATGGGTGTTTCTTTTTTTATTCTCACCCCTGAACCAGCCAATCTTTGCTTAGAACCTCAGGCTAAAAAAATCGCTCACTACAAATTAAGTCAGTGCATGGAAGAACTAAAATTAAAGCTTTCTTAA
- a CDS encoding TIGR02206 family membrane protein: MENWLSAGTSGFRMFQWEHVLVLVFIFFVSIGMHGYRITIRKMHIWKKILITGLIVSESTYHMWAVYNDLWDIYIFLPLQLCSFNILLCVLLLITDDRRLFAFVYLFGLTGAIQGLLTPELFQEPWHFRFIQYFVAHAFIVWTALYYAIIRSYTISWKLLFQSFLWLNMYALLVYIINVAIGANYMFLLRKPSNASLLDFLGPYPWYILSLEFVALALSLLIFIPVKEKLDHMKKGHPPFEG, from the coding sequence ATGGAGAATTGGCTTAGTGCAGGAACTTCGGGTTTTCGAATGTTTCAGTGGGAGCATGTGCTAGTATTAGTTTTTATTTTCTTTGTGAGTATAGGTATGCATGGTTACCGCATTACAATTAGGAAGATGCACATATGGAAGAAGATCTTAATAACAGGACTTATCGTATCTGAGAGTACGTATCACATGTGGGCCGTTTACAATGATTTATGGGATATTTATATTTTCCTTCCTTTGCAGCTATGTAGCTTCAACATTCTGCTATGCGTGTTGTTGCTCATAACAGATGATCGGAGATTGTTTGCTTTTGTCTATCTGTTTGGATTAACAGGTGCTATACAAGGATTGTTGACACCAGAGCTGTTTCAAGAGCCTTGGCATTTTCGTTTCATTCAATACTTTGTGGCGCATGCCTTTATTGTTTGGACAGCTCTTTATTATGCGATAATTAGGTCTTATACAATTAGCTGGAAGCTTCTTTTTCAGTCCTTTTTATGGTTGAACATGTATGCGTTACTTGTCTACATTATAAATGTAGCGATTGGTGCAAATTATATGTTCTTGCTAAGAAAACCATCAAATGCTTCTCTGTTGGATTTTTTGGGGCCGTATCCGTGGTATATTCTTTCACTAGAATTCGTCGCTTTAGCTTTAAGTCTGCTAATTTTTATTCCGGTTAAAGAAAAATTAGATCACATGAAAAAGGGCCACCCGCCATTTGAGGGGTAG
- a CDS encoding TrkH family potassium uptake protein: MFKNTATTQQKKSFLTSVQLIVIFYLLSVLVATILLSLPVGHNEGVELKFIDALFTAVSAVSVTGLTSVSISETFNHVGVVLLAIIVQIGGIGVMTLGTAVWLLIGKRIGMRERQLIMTDQNQSTLAGLVQLMKQILALIIGIEVVGTVLFFILFQPYYDTEIEVLYHAFFAAVTATTNAGFDITGSSLIPFRHDYLVQIVTMLLITSGAIGFPVLVEINNFIKERKYLERYTFTLFTKVTTTTFAILVVTGAIGFYVLEMNAFFEGKSWHESFFYSMFQSVTTRSGGLSTMDISQLTVPTMLFLSIMMFIGASPSSVGGGIRTTTFAVALLAILFYAKGRNTIKIFKREIYPEDIQKSFIVIIVAMVLCTSSTIILAITDPMPIEYLFFEVCSAFGTTGLSTGITSDLSTIGKMILMLLMFIGRIGVLSFLFIIRGKVVTEHIHYPKEKLIIGQ, encoded by the coding sequence ATGTTTAAAAATACAGCAACTACACAACAAAAAAAGTCATTCCTCACTTCCGTTCAACTCATCGTTATCTTTTACTTATTGTCGGTACTAGTAGCGACGATCCTTTTAAGCTTGCCAGTGGGGCATAACGAAGGAGTAGAGTTAAAATTTATCGATGCTCTTTTTACAGCGGTGAGTGCAGTTAGTGTAACAGGACTCACTTCTGTTAGTATCTCAGAAACGTTTAATCATGTTGGGGTCGTCCTTCTCGCCATCATCGTACAGATTGGCGGAATCGGAGTTATGACACTCGGTACAGCCGTCTGGTTATTGATAGGAAAGAGGATTGGGATGAGAGAACGTCAATTGATTATGACGGATCAGAACCAATCAACACTTGCTGGACTCGTCCAGTTGATGAAGCAAATTTTAGCGTTAATCATTGGTATTGAAGTTGTAGGAACGGTTTTGTTCTTTATTTTGTTTCAGCCCTACTATGATACAGAGATCGAAGTATTGTATCACGCCTTTTTCGCCGCAGTTACTGCCACGACGAACGCTGGTTTTGATATAACGGGTAGCTCGTTAATCCCGTTTCGTCATGATTATCTCGTTCAAATCGTGACGATGTTATTGATCACATCAGGCGCGATCGGATTTCCTGTTTTAGTTGAGATCAATAACTTTATAAAAGAGCGTAAGTATCTAGAGCGTTATACGTTCACTCTTTTTACTAAGGTCACTACAACTACGTTCGCTATTTTAGTTGTAACTGGTGCCATAGGTTTTTATGTGCTAGAGATGAACGCTTTTTTTGAAGGCAAGTCTTGGCATGAGTCGTTCTTTTATTCGATGTTTCAGTCTGTAACCACTCGAAGTGGCGGTTTATCTACGATGGACATCTCACAACTAACAGTACCCACTATGCTTTTTTTATCGATCATGATGTTTATTGGGGCTTCACCTAGTTCAGTCGGTGGGGGGATCAGAACAACAACGTTTGCCGTTGCTCTTCTAGCGATTCTCTTTTATGCAAAAGGAAGAAATACGATTAAGATCTTCAAACGAGAGATCTATCCAGAAGACATTCAAAAATCATTTATCGTCATTATTGTAGCGATGGTGCTATGTACATCATCCACCATCATCTTAGCGATTACCGATCCTATGCCGATCGAATACTTATTCTTCGAAGTTTGTTCTGCGTTCGGAACGACAGGGCTTTCGACTGGCATAACAAGTGATTTGAGTACGATAGGTAAAATGATCCTTATGCTTCTGATGTTCATCGGTAGGATCGGTGTCTTATCCTTCTTGTTCATCATCCGAGGGAAAGTAGTTACAGAACATATTCATTATCCGAAAGAAAAATTAATAATTGGTCAATAA
- the ribE gene encoding riboflavin synthase gives MFTGIIEEKGMIKSISKGNETIVLTVTAQEVLKDVNLGDSIAVNGVCLTVTSFNKREFTVDVMPETFRSSTLSLLNNRDSVNLERAMAAGGRFGGHFVSGHVDGTGKIIEKRPERNAIYYTIALPDRLMRYFMLKGSVCVDGTSLTIFEVTESIITVSLIPHTAEHTILGSKGTGDIVNIECDMLAKYVHNMLSPKEETTQKSKLSLDFLQEHGF, from the coding sequence TTGTTTACAGGCATTATTGAAGAAAAAGGTATGATAAAATCCATTTCTAAAGGCAATGAAACAATCGTACTTACCGTTACAGCCCAAGAAGTATTAAAAGATGTAAACCTTGGAGATAGTATAGCGGTAAACGGTGTTTGTCTAACGGTGACTTCTTTTAATAAAAGGGAGTTCACAGTTGATGTTATGCCTGAAACGTTTCGTTCTTCCACATTGAGCCTTTTAAACAACCGCGATTCGGTCAATCTTGAACGAGCGATGGCTGCTGGTGGTCGGTTCGGTGGGCATTTTGTTTCCGGGCATGTGGATGGGACAGGAAAGATCATTGAAAAGCGTCCAGAAAGAAATGCCATCTATTATACGATAGCGTTACCTGACCGCCTGATGCGCTATTTCATGTTAAAAGGCTCTGTATGTGTAGATGGAACGAGCCTCACGATCTTTGAGGTAACCGAAAGTATAATAACCGTTTCTTTAATTCCTCATACAGCAGAACATACGATTTTAGGATCGAAAGGCACGGGTGACATCGTGAACATTGAATGTGACATGCTCGCAAAATATGTACACAATATGCTATCGCCAAAAGAAGAAACTACACAAAAGTCGAAGTTGTCTCTTGATTTCTTACAAGAGCACGGATTTTAG
- a CDS encoding bifunctional 3,4-dihydroxy-2-butanone-4-phosphate synthase/GTP cyclohydrolase II, producing MFHSIEEAVADLKEGKIVIVVDDEDRENEGDFVALAEGITPETINFMVTHGRGLVCTPISEEIAIKLDLSPMVTTNTDSHGTAFTISVDHISTTTGISAQERAATVRELVNTESLPSDFNRPGHIFPLIGKNGGVLRRAGHTEAAIDLAQMAGSKSAGVICEIMKEDGTMARVPELVELAKQHNMKLITIKDLITYRNKTEQMVKREVEINLPTEFGDFKAIGFSNVLDEKEHVALVKGDVANGEPVLVRVHSECLTGDVFGSARCDCGLQLHAALSQIEKEGRGVLLYMRQEGRGIGLINKMKAYKLQEEGLDTVEANEQLGFAPDLRDYGIGAQILKDLGISKMKLLTNNPRKIAGLKGYDLEVTDRVALQMPHNKNNEDYLKTKKSKLGHMLHF from the coding sequence ATGTTTCACTCCATAGAAGAAGCAGTTGCAGATCTTAAAGAAGGAAAGATTGTAATCGTAGTCGATGATGAGGATCGTGAAAATGAGGGAGACTTTGTAGCACTCGCTGAAGGAATCACTCCTGAAACGATCAACTTTATGGTGACACATGGCAGAGGATTAGTCTGCACACCGATCTCTGAGGAAATTGCAATAAAGCTAGATCTCTCGCCCATGGTAACTACTAACACAGATTCACATGGGACGGCTTTTACGATTAGTGTCGATCATATTTCCACTACAACGGGAATTTCTGCTCAAGAAAGAGCGGCAACCGTACGTGAGCTAGTAAATACAGAATCCTTGCCTTCAGATTTTAATCGCCCTGGGCATATATTTCCGTTGATCGGAAAAAACGGTGGTGTGTTGCGAAGAGCAGGCCATACAGAAGCAGCCATCGATCTTGCACAAATGGCAGGCAGCAAATCGGCTGGTGTTATCTGTGAAATCATGAAAGAAGATGGAACGATGGCTCGTGTTCCTGAACTTGTTGAGCTTGCGAAACAGCATAATATGAAGTTGATCACGATCAAAGACCTCATTACGTACCGAAACAAAACAGAGCAGATGGTTAAGCGGGAAGTAGAGATTAATCTGCCCACCGAATTTGGTGATTTTAAAGCGATCGGCTTTTCGAATGTATTAGATGAAAAAGAACATGTTGCACTTGTGAAAGGTGATGTAGCAAACGGGGAGCCTGTTTTAGTTCGTGTTCATTCTGAGTGTTTAACAGGTGATGTATTCGGATCTGCGCGTTGTGATTGCGGATTGCAGCTTCACGCAGCTCTTTCACAGATAGAAAAAGAAGGACGTGGCGTCCTGCTGTACATGAGACAAGAAGGCCGCGGGATCGGACTCATCAATAAGATGAAAGCCTACAAACTTCAAGAAGAAGGTCTGGATACGGTTGAGGCAAATGAACAGCTTGGGTTTGCACCAGATCTTCGTGACTATGGCATCGGCGCACAGATTTTAAAAGATCTTGGCATCAGTAAGATGAAGCTGTTGACGAACAATCCAAGAAAGATTGCTGGATTAAAAGGTTATGACTTAGAAGTGACAGACCGTGTGGCGCTTCAAATGCCACATAACAAGAACAACGAAGATTATTTAAAAACAAAAAAGAGCAAATTGGGGCATATGCTTCATTTCTAA
- the ribE gene encoding 6,7-dimethyl-8-ribityllumazine synthase: protein MAKLFEGHLVGTGLKVGIVAGRFNDFISDKLVSGAQDAFKRHGISEDDVDIAWVPGAFEIPLIAKKMADSGNYDAVITLGAVIRGSTPHFDYVCNEAAKGVAQASMTSGVPVIFGVLTVDSIEQAIERAGTKAGNKGWEAAVSAIEMANLTRQLG, encoded by the coding sequence ATGGCAAAATTATTTGAAGGACATTTAGTTGGTACAGGATTAAAAGTAGGTATCGTAGCAGGGCGTTTTAATGATTTTATTTCTGATAAATTGGTATCTGGTGCACAAGATGCTTTCAAGAGACACGGTATTTCTGAAGATGATGTAGACATCGCTTGGGTTCCTGGAGCGTTTGAAATTCCGTTGATCGCGAAAAAGATGGCAGATAGCGGTAACTATGATGCTGTAATCACGTTAGGTGCGGTAATCCGCGGATCCACGCCTCACTTTGATTACGTTTGTAATGAAGCAGCAAAAGGAGTTGCTCAAGCATCTATGACAAGCGGTGTTCCTGTAATTTTTGGCGTGTTAACCGTTGACTCGATCGAACAAGCGATCGAACGCGCGGGAACGAAAGCAGGAAACAAAGGCTGGGAAGCAGCTGTATCTGCGATCGAAATGGCAAATTTAACGCGTCAATTAGGATAA
- a CDS encoding ABC transporter ATP-binding protein: MFSVLGKLAWFFKKHWIRYTIAVVLLTGVGIIEIIPPKLIGNIIDSIHMGTITREDMMKTLGIFVAVLVSMYITMYIWMYQLFGGAFIIERSMRSSFMRHLLKMTPTFFEKNRTGDLMARATNDLKAISMTAGFGILTLVDSSLFMLTILFVMGFMISWKLTFAALIPLPIIAFIIKKYGKKVHQRFTVAQDAFGEMNDSVLESIQGVRVIRAYVQEEEDVERFNKVTEDVFEKNLAVSRIDALFEPTIKVLVGISYLIGLGYGAYMVFHKTITLGELVTFNVYLGMLIWPMIAIGELINVMERGSASLDRVNETLSYEPDVKDREDLVPLKDPGTIAFEDVSFRYPSSETDNLKNINVKVEKGATLGIVGRTGSGKTTLLKQLLREYPSGKGNITFSGVGIEDIALEDLQGWIGYVPQDAILFSKTVEENILFGNSTAGVDKLNHVMEMASFRKDVQFLPEGLNTLVGEKGVALSGGQKQRVSIARALCVDPEILILDDALSAVDAKTETAIIGNIRKERAGKTTFITTHRLSAVEHADWIIVIDDGAIVDEGRHEDLIARDGWYKEQHERQQIEQNLNDNKAV; the protein is encoded by the coding sequence ATGTTTTCAGTTTTAGGTAAATTAGCATGGTTCTTTAAGAAACATTGGATACGATACACAATTGCAGTAGTGTTGCTGACTGGCGTTGGGATCATCGAGATCATCCCACCGAAACTAATCGGTAACATTATTGACTCCATTCATATGGGGACGATTACAAGAGAAGACATGATGAAGACTCTTGGGATCTTTGTAGCTGTTCTCGTTTCCATGTACATTACGATGTACATCTGGATGTATCAGCTTTTTGGAGGCGCTTTTATCATTGAGCGTTCGATGCGTTCAAGTTTTATGCGTCACCTATTAAAGATGACCCCTACGTTTTTTGAGAAAAATAGAACAGGAGATTTGATGGCACGTGCCACAAACGACTTAAAAGCCATCTCGATGACTGCAGGATTTGGAATCTTAACACTTGTAGATTCTAGTTTGTTCATGCTGACGATACTGTTTGTGATGGGTTTCATGATCAGTTGGAAATTAACGTTTGCAGCACTCATTCCACTGCCGATTATTGCTTTTATTATTAAAAAATACGGAAAAAAAGTACATCAGCGTTTTACCGTTGCACAAGACGCTTTTGGAGAAATGAACGATTCTGTTCTGGAAAGCATTCAAGGCGTACGTGTTATTCGTGCTTATGTTCAAGAAGAAGAGGATGTAGAGCGTTTTAATAAAGTAACAGAAGATGTATTTGAAAAGAACTTGGCTGTATCAAGAATCGATGCCTTATTCGAGCCGACGATCAAAGTATTAGTAGGAATCAGTTATTTGATCGGTTTAGGTTACGGAGCATACATGGTATTCCATAAGACGATCACACTTGGAGAGCTAGTTACGTTTAACGTTTACTTAGGTATGCTGATCTGGCCGATGATCGCGATCGGAGAGCTTATTAACGTTATGGAACGTGGAAGTGCGTCACTTGATCGTGTGAATGAGACGCTTAGCTACGAGCCGGATGTGAAGGATAGAGAAGATCTTGTGCCATTAAAAGATCCTGGAACGATTGCATTTGAAGATGTATCATTCCGTTATCCTTCTTCTGAAACAGATAACTTAAAGAACATCAATGTTAAGGTGGAAAAAGGTGCGACTCTTGGGATTGTTGGCCGAACGGGAAGCGGAAAAACAACACTTCTTAAACAGCTTTTAAGAGAGTATCCGTCTGGAAAAGGGAACATCACATTCTCTGGTGTTGGCATTGAAGATATCGCTCTAGAAGATCTACAAGGATGGATCGGATACGTACCACAGGATGCTATTCTTTTCTCCAAAACCGTAGAGGAGAATATCTTATTTGGAAATAGCACAGCGGGTGTTGATAAGTTGAATCATGTTATGGAGATGGCATCCTTTAGAAAGGATGTTCAGTTCCTTCCGGAGGGATTGAACACACTTGTCGGTGAAAAAGGTGTGGCGTTATCAGGAGGACAGAAACAGCGTGTGTCTATTGCACGAGCATTGTGTGTAGACCCTGAGATCTTGATCTTAGACGATGCCTTATCAGCTGTTGATGCGAAGACGGAGACAGCGATCATCGGAAATATCCGTAAAGAACGTGCTGGGAAAACAACGTTTATTACAACACACCGATTGTCTGCCGTTGAACATGCAGATTGGATCATCGTTATCGATGACGGAGCAATCGTGGATGAAGGCAGACACGAAGATTTAATAGCAAGAGACGGCTGGTATAAAGAACAGCATGAACGTCAACAGATCGAACAAAACTTAAACGATAATAAGGCGGTGTAG